One genomic segment of Ferrimonas sp. YFM includes these proteins:
- the hemF gene encoding oxygen-dependent coproporphyrinogen oxidase: MEQRIEQVRQFLLALQDSICASLEQADGKAKFVQDEWQRAQGGGGRSRVLAEGEVFEQAGVNFSHVFGDRMPASATAQRPELEGCHFQAMGVSLVIHPKNPHVPTSHANVRFFIAQKEGAEPIWWFGGGFDLTPFYPVDDDVLHWHTTARDLCLPFGDDIYPKYKKWCDEYFFLKHRGETRGVGGLFFDDLNEPGFEQSFAFMKAVGEGFIPAYDPIVARRKDTPFTEAQRQFQLYRRGRYVEFNLVWDRGTLFGLQSGGRTESILMSMPPLVRWEYQYQPEEGSAEAKLYSDYLRPRDWISELS, encoded by the coding sequence ATGGAACAACGGATTGAGCAGGTACGTCAGTTTTTGCTGGCGCTGCAGGACAGTATTTGTGCCAGTCTGGAGCAGGCTGACGGCAAGGCAAAGTTTGTCCAGGATGAGTGGCAACGTGCCCAGGGGGGCGGAGGCCGCAGCCGTGTCCTGGCCGAAGGCGAGGTATTTGAGCAGGCGGGGGTTAACTTCTCCCATGTGTTTGGCGACCGCATGCCTGCGTCAGCCACCGCCCAGCGCCCAGAGCTGGAGGGGTGTCACTTTCAGGCCATGGGCGTCTCCCTGGTGATCCATCCCAAAAACCCTCATGTGCCCACCTCTCACGCCAATGTACGCTTCTTCATCGCCCAGAAAGAGGGGGCGGAGCCTATCTGGTGGTTCGGTGGTGGCTTTGACCTGACCCCCTTCTATCCGGTGGATGACGATGTGCTGCACTGGCACACCACCGCCCGGGATCTGTGCCTGCCCTTCGGCGATGACATTTACCCCAAGTACAAGAAGTGGTGTGATGAGTACTTCTTCCTCAAACATCGGGGTGAGACCCGGGGGGTCGGAGGCCTGTTTTTTGATGACCTGAATGAGCCTGGATTTGAGCAGAGCTTTGCCTTTATGAAAGCCGTAGGCGAAGGCTTTATCCCTGCCTATGATCCCATCGTGGCTCGTCGAAAGGACACCCCCTTTACCGAAGCGCAGCGACAGTTCCAACTGTATCGCCGTGGCCGCTACGTGGAGTTCAATCTGGTGTGGGACAGGGGGACCCTGTTTGGGCTGCAGTCCGGCGGTCGTACCGAATCGATCCTGATGTCCATGCCGCCGCTGGTGCGCTGGGAATATCAATATCAGCCGGAGGAGGGGAGCGCAGAAGCGAAGTTGTACAGCGATTATCTGCGCCCACGCGACTGGATCTCTGAGCTGAGTTAG
- the aroE gene encoding shikimate dehydrogenase, producing the protein MDRYAVFGHPIKHSKSPLIHARFAEQTGQQLSYEAILAPLDGFTEAVEQFRSAGGQGANVTLPFKQQAAELCDSLSERARLAGAVNTLYWQEGKLCGDNTDGEGLVRDLLKHKVALAGKRVLVLGAGGAVRGVIPELMAAQVGELVIANRTATKAKELAALFHHLGQVQGGGFDEAEGAFDLIINGTSASLSATLPPLKSEMLAERGSCYDMAYGDKPTVFQLWAEDAGAVINLAGLGMLVEQAAVSFEIWRGVSPSTDEVYDLLMAQLGEAK; encoded by the coding sequence ATGGACAGATACGCCGTATTCGGTCATCCCATTAAACACAGTAAATCGCCGCTGATTCACGCCCGCTTCGCCGAACAGACGGGGCAGCAGCTTAGTTATGAGGCGATTCTAGCACCTCTGGATGGCTTTACTGAGGCGGTTGAGCAATTTAGAAGCGCCGGCGGTCAGGGAGCCAATGTGACCCTGCCGTTCAAGCAACAGGCCGCAGAGCTGTGTGATTCACTGAGTGAGCGTGCGCGCCTGGCGGGTGCGGTGAACACCCTTTATTGGCAGGAGGGCAAACTGTGCGGTGATAATACCGATGGCGAGGGCCTGGTCAGGGATCTGCTCAAGCATAAGGTGGCCCTGGCGGGTAAGCGGGTCTTGGTACTCGGTGCCGGGGGCGCGGTACGCGGCGTCATTCCTGAGCTGATGGCGGCCCAGGTGGGCGAGTTGGTGATCGCCAACCGCACCGCAACCAAGGCGAAGGAGTTGGCGGCGTTGTTTCATCACCTGGGTCAGGTCCAGGGAGGCGGCTTCGATGAGGCCGAGGGTGCCTTTGACCTGATCATCAATGGTACCTCGGCATCGCTGTCGGCGACCCTGCCGCCCCTGAAGTCAGAGATGCTGGCGGAGAGAGGAAGCTGCTATGACATGGCCTATGGTGACAAACCCACGGTATTCCAGCTTTGGGCTGAGGACGCCGGGGCGGTCATCAATCTTGCCGGCTTGGGGATGCTGGTGGAGCAGGCGGCGGTCAGTTTTGAGATTTGGCGGGGGGTGTCTCCCTCAACGGATGAGGTCTATGATCTGCTTATGGCCCAGCTGGGAGAGGCAAAATGA
- a CDS encoding IS110 family transposase, giving the protein MSIKAIGIDLAKSVFQVCVLLEDGSILWNRKVKREKLLHTLLEFPTDTLVAMESCARSHYWGRRLQQAGYQVKLIPAQHVKPMVSAQKNDANDALAICEAAFRPKLHPVPIKTIEQQDIKALRCVRQRMVDYRTALACQIRGLAGEYGVNFSTGIKLLRNQLPESVEDGDNGLSFVMRGLLLRMERELKALDEEIKAIEQEIHQLCKQQPRYQLLQSIPGFGPIVAAAFVSEVGDGRQFSNGRQLAAWCGLVPKQHSTGGKTRLGSITKAGNKQLRVLLIHGARAVFAHVAKRNDRLGRWLSNLIVRRGKRKAIVALANKLARIAWSMTVSGSQFELNHAFTASK; this is encoded by the coding sequence ATGTCTATTAAAGCCATTGGAATTGATTTAGCCAAGAGTGTTTTTCAGGTTTGCGTTCTGCTGGAGGATGGCTCCATCCTTTGGAACCGCAAGGTCAAAAGAGAAAAGCTGCTGCACACACTCCTTGAATTCCCAACGGATACACTGGTGGCCATGGAGTCTTGTGCTCGTTCTCACTATTGGGGAAGGCGGCTCCAGCAAGCCGGTTACCAGGTGAAGCTCATCCCCGCACAACATGTAAAACCCATGGTGTCTGCGCAAAAGAACGATGCCAATGATGCGCTGGCCATTTGCGAAGCGGCTTTCCGCCCTAAGTTGCATCCAGTTCCCATAAAGACCATTGAGCAGCAAGACATTAAGGCTCTGCGCTGCGTCCGGCAGAGAATGGTCGACTACAGAACGGCACTGGCCTGTCAGATACGTGGCTTGGCAGGAGAATATGGCGTTAACTTCAGTACCGGGATAAAGCTGTTGAGAAATCAGTTACCCGAATCCGTTGAAGATGGCGATAACGGGTTGAGCTTTGTCATGCGGGGGCTGTTGCTGCGGATGGAGCGGGAGCTCAAGGCTCTGGATGAGGAGATCAAAGCCATAGAGCAGGAGATTCATCAGCTGTGCAAACAGCAACCCCGCTATCAACTTTTGCAGAGCATTCCGGGGTTCGGTCCCATTGTCGCGGCAGCTTTCGTCAGTGAAGTGGGTGACGGCCGACAGTTTTCCAACGGTCGTCAACTGGCGGCTTGGTGTGGCTTGGTTCCAAAGCAGCACAGCACCGGAGGCAAAACCCGGCTGGGCAGCATTACCAAGGCAGGAAACAAGCAACTGCGGGTGCTGTTAATTCACGGGGCAAGAGCGGTCTTCGCTCATGTGGCCAAACGAAATGACAGGCTGGGAAGATGGCTGAGCAATCTGATAGTGCGCCGGGGCAAGCGCAAGGCAATCGTGGCCCTGGCCAATAAACTGGCCCGGATTGCCTGGAGCATGACGGTCAGCGGCAGCCAGTTCGAGTTGAATCACGCTTTCACAGCTTCCAAATAA
- a CDS encoding gamma carbonic anhydrase family protein: protein MAVKSFNNITPTVPVTAFVDTSAVLYGDITLGEDVSVWPLVAARGDVNHIRIGDRSNVQDGTVLHVTRKGESNPDGYPLLIGKDVTVGHKAMLHGCTIGDRVLVGMGAIVLDGAIIEDDVILGAGSLVPPGKTLESGFLYVGSPAKQARPLNDKERAFLAVSAENYVKLKNEYLNQE, encoded by the coding sequence ATGGCAGTTAAGTCTTTCAATAACATTACTCCGACAGTACCGGTCACCGCCTTCGTCGATACCAGTGCGGTCCTATACGGTGATATCACCCTAGGCGAAGATGTCAGTGTCTGGCCTCTGGTGGCCGCCCGGGGCGATGTAAACCACATCCGCATCGGCGATCGCAGTAACGTTCAGGACGGTACCGTACTGCACGTCACCCGCAAAGGGGAGTCCAACCCCGATGGCTATCCCCTGCTTATCGGCAAGGACGTGACCGTAGGCCACAAAGCAATGCTCCACGGCTGTACCATCGGGGATCGGGTGCTGGTGGGCATGGGCGCCATCGTTCTGGACGGTGCCATCATTGAAGACGATGTGATCCTGGGTGCCGGCAGCCTGGTGCCTCCGGGTAAGACCCTGGAGTCCGGCTTTCTCTATGTGGGTAGTCCGGCCAAACAAGCACGTCCCCTGAATGACAAAGAACGTGCTTTCCTGGCAGTTTCAGCAGAAAACTACGTGAAACTGAAGAATGAGTACCTGAACCAGGAGTAG
- a CDS encoding DUF1488 domain-containing protein produces the protein MNQQIQFNDQLQVDMQQHHLSFTALVAGQKVGCYIALPALAHLANAEITTQEQAIQAFEQHRFDLEDEAETLIEEENFDAQGRIWLQHPAI, from the coding sequence ATGAATCAGCAGATACAGTTTAATGATCAGCTTCAGGTGGATATGCAGCAGCATCACCTGAGCTTTACTGCGTTGGTGGCGGGTCAAAAAGTGGGGTGCTATATCGCGTTACCGGCATTGGCGCACCTGGCAAACGCCGAGATCACCACTCAGGAGCAGGCGATCCAGGCGTTTGAACAGCACAGGTTTGATCTCGAAGATGAAGCGGAAACCCTCATCGAAGAGGAGAACTTTGATGCTCAGGGCCGGATCTGGTTACAGCATCCGGCCATCTGA
- the menD gene encoding 2-succinyl-5-enolpyruvyl-6-hydroxy-3-cyclohexene-1-carboxylic-acid synthase, whose translation MNTTPIADLNLLWSKLMLEELWRLGVKHICLAPGSRSTPLTLAAAEHQGLTRHTHFDERGLAFMAMGLAKSSRSPVALVTTSGTALANLYPAIVEAFLTKVPLILLTGDRPPELIDCGANQAIIQPGIFADYCTRVDLPTPDLTIPPQALLTQLDHAIGSNTGPIHVNCMFREPLYPKADRTDFSDYLSPVGQWLSGDRPWSPMANLSSKALPTEEQCQAFADAKGVIVAGTLPPEQDPQQLVQLAERLGWPLLADCQSQLRQADGVVHHIDQLLHRDDCQALLGEAEHLLLVGARTLSKRMLSFIDNHQWQKQWQWLQHPQRLDPNHKPKLVCVGDLQDLMALPWPQATKPLWTPQLNQASQALDRLIERLHGHGELTELSAIRHLSQALGDQAQLFIGNSLPVRLFDTLAAPTATPPPIYTNRGASGIDGLLATATGVGRGNRRPTVLAIGDLSLLHDLNSLALVRNCDFPMVVLAINNDGGSIFNLLPVPNEPLRQDYYRLGHGLQFKGAAEQFQLPYLNPQSLDEFREGLESATATNGASLIELSLPPKQSSELLVELAKAVKDVPLG comes from the coding sequence ATGAACACGACACCAATCGCCGATCTAAACCTTCTGTGGTCAAAACTGATGCTGGAGGAGCTGTGGCGACTGGGCGTAAAACACATCTGCCTGGCCCCAGGATCCCGCTCCACTCCTCTGACTCTGGCCGCGGCCGAACATCAGGGACTGACCCGTCACACCCACTTCGACGAACGCGGGCTGGCCTTTATGGCCATGGGCCTGGCCAAATCCAGCCGCAGTCCGGTCGCCCTGGTGACCACATCTGGCACCGCCCTGGCCAACCTCTATCCGGCCATCGTCGAGGCCTTCCTGACCAAGGTGCCGCTGATCCTGCTCACCGGTGACCGGCCACCGGAGCTTATCGACTGTGGCGCCAACCAGGCGATCATTCAGCCGGGGATCTTTGCCGATTACTGCACCAGGGTGGACCTGCCGACGCCGGATCTGACCATCCCCCCTCAGGCCCTGCTGACTCAGCTGGATCATGCCATCGGCAGCAACACAGGCCCGATTCACGTCAACTGCATGTTTCGCGAGCCGCTTTATCCCAAGGCAGACCGCACCGATTTCAGCGACTACCTCTCCCCTGTGGGTCAATGGCTCAGCGGCGACCGTCCCTGGAGCCCAATGGCCAACCTCAGCAGCAAGGCGCTGCCCACAGAGGAACAATGCCAGGCGTTTGCCGATGCCAAGGGGGTGATCGTCGCCGGCACCCTGCCTCCTGAGCAGGACCCTCAACAGCTTGTCCAACTGGCCGAGCGCCTGGGGTGGCCCCTGCTGGCCGACTGTCAGTCACAGCTTCGCCAAGCGGACGGCGTGGTGCACCACATCGATCAGTTACTGCACCGGGACGATTGCCAGGCACTTCTGGGTGAGGCGGAGCATCTGCTGCTGGTGGGCGCCCGCACCCTCTCCAAACGGATGCTGAGCTTTATCGACAACCATCAGTGGCAAAAGCAGTGGCAGTGGCTGCAGCACCCCCAGAGGCTGGACCCCAATCACAAACCGAAACTGGTGTGTGTGGGGGACCTTCAGGATCTGATGGCCCTGCCCTGGCCCCAGGCGACCAAGCCCCTCTGGACACCACAGCTGAACCAGGCCAGTCAGGCGCTGGATCGTCTGATTGAACGCCTCCACGGGCATGGCGAACTCACCGAACTCTCGGCCATTCGCCATCTGAGTCAGGCCCTGGGGGACCAGGCCCAGCTGTTTATCGGCAACAGCCTGCCGGTTCGGCTGTTCGACACCCTGGCTGCACCGACAGCAACACCGCCCCCCATCTACACCAACCGGGGCGCCTCCGGCATCGATGGCCTGCTGGCCACAGCCACCGGAGTGGGACGAGGCAACCGTCGACCCACAGTGCTGGCCATCGGCGACCTGTCACTGCTGCACGATCTCAACTCCCTGGCACTGGTCCGGAACTGCGACTTCCCCATGGTGGTTCTGGCCATCAATAACGACGGCGGCAGCATCTTCAACCTGCTGCCAGTCCCCAATGAACCCTTGCGCCAGGATTACTACCGGCTGGGTCACGGCCTGCAGTTCAAGGGGGCCGCAGAGCAGTTCCAACTGCCCTATCTCAACCCACAGAGTCTGGATGAGTTCAGGGAGGGCCTGGAAAGTGCCACGGCCACCAATGGCGCCTCCCTCATCGAGCTGAGTCTGCCACCCAAACAGTCTTCCGAACTGCTGGTAGAGCTGGCCAAAGCGGTCAAAGATGTCCCCCTTGGCTGA
- the menH gene encoding 2-succinyl-6-hydroxy-2,4-cyclohexadiene-1-carboxylate synthase, which yields MADRPTLVLLHGFLGSAADWQPVLSALESHFHCLALDLPGHGDNRFPLSQGPGFDEVCLHLESQLPPQPFHLLGYSLGGRIALHLAQRRPERLLSLTLESAHPGLKLESERALRRQADGQWQQVLQQHSLSEFLERWYRQPVFANLSEQAREKMIEARLGNDANALAALYHNTGLGWQQDMSQLLAKLTVPVHYLCGREDSKFVALGMEMDSLGLLTSLHSFPCGHNVHRACPAPFADTLIQTLIP from the coding sequence TTGGCTGATCGTCCCACCCTGGTGCTGCTCCACGGCTTTCTGGGCAGCGCCGCGGATTGGCAACCAGTGCTTTCGGCACTGGAGTCGCACTTCCACTGCCTGGCGCTGGATCTCCCCGGCCATGGAGACAACCGTTTTCCCCTGAGTCAGGGCCCGGGTTTCGATGAGGTGTGTCTTCATCTGGAATCCCAGTTACCACCACAGCCCTTTCATCTGCTGGGTTACTCCCTGGGCGGTCGCATCGCCCTGCATCTGGCCCAACGTCGTCCAGAGCGTCTGCTGAGCCTGACCCTGGAGTCCGCTCACCCTGGGCTTAAGCTGGAGTCGGAGAGGGCGCTCCGGCGTCAGGCCGATGGCCAGTGGCAGCAGGTGCTGCAGCAACACTCCCTCAGCGAATTCCTAGAGCGCTGGTATCGCCAGCCGGTGTTTGCCAACCTCTCCGAGCAGGCCAGGGAAAAGATGATAGAGGCCAGGCTTGGAAATGACGCAAACGCCCTGGCAGCCCTCTATCACAACACCGGCCTGGGCTGGCAACAGGATATGAGCCAGCTGCTGGCAAAGCTGACGGTACCTGTGCATTACCTCTGTGGCCGGGAAGACAGCAAATTTGTCGCCCTGGGCATGGAGATGGACTCCCTGGGATTGCTCACCAGCCTGCACAGCTTCCCCTGTGGCCATAATGTTCACCGTGCCTGCCCGGCCCCCTTTGCTGATACACTGATTCAAACTCTGATCCCCTGA
- a CDS encoding group II truncated hemoglobin, with product MLSVIRRLVGRKQEAAEPASAYELIGGEPVVRAIADRFYQLMQEDARYRPLRQQHPDDMAESADKLFMFLSGWLGGPPLFEQAHGHPMLRARHLSFRVDKAQRDQWLDCMRKALNDTVSHKEGRQAILKALIPLADHMRNVNED from the coding sequence ATGCTATCTGTTATACGCCGCCTGGTCGGCCGCAAGCAAGAGGCGGCAGAGCCCGCCAGTGCTTATGAACTCATTGGGGGGGAACCTGTGGTGCGCGCCATTGCCGACCGCTTCTACCAGCTGATGCAGGAGGACGCCAGGTATCGGCCACTGAGACAACAGCATCCGGATGACATGGCTGAGAGTGCCGACAAGCTGTTTATGTTTCTGTCAGGCTGGTTAGGTGGGCCGCCACTGTTCGAACAGGCTCATGGCCACCCCATGCTCAGGGCCAGACACCTGAGCTTCCGAGTAGATAAGGCGCAGAGAGATCAGTGGCTGGATTGCATGCGAAAGGCACTGAACGACACGGTCAGTCACAAAGAGGGACGTCAGGCGATACTCAAAGCCCTTATCCCCCTTGCAGACCATATGCGCAATGTGAATGAGGACTAA
- the menC gene encoding o-succinylbenzoate synthase, with product MTALALYRYAIPFHSAIDFNGHRLTQREGLLLKLEHDGRIAWGEAAPLPGFSRESLAEAQAQLLSLMPALKESDQLPEGATLPSVRFAISCAQWQLHKTHRLTHLEAAPLLSGSSQQIIDKAASIDARCLKLKVGRMSVEEEIRLIYSLLEQDPKRRFRLDANQRWTEQQAIEFAASIPLKQVDYIEEPTPSLETNLALAASMGLPLALDETTQAEDYRFQPLPGVKALVLKPQLIGDLDTLADIVGEADHHGINVVLSSAFESNLGLSTLADLAAELTPDQSPGLDTLDALEADLIAPKRQGTPCYGEDQLECLWQS from the coding sequence ATGACCGCCCTTGCCCTCTACCGTTACGCCATTCCCTTCCACAGCGCCATCGACTTCAATGGCCACAGGTTGACTCAACGGGAGGGGTTGCTGCTCAAGCTGGAGCACGACGGGCGCATCGCCTGGGGCGAGGCGGCGCCGCTGCCCGGATTCTCCCGGGAAAGCCTGGCGGAGGCTCAGGCGCAGCTGCTTTCCCTGATGCCCGCCCTCAAGGAGAGTGATCAACTCCCTGAAGGAGCCACTCTGCCCTCAGTGCGCTTTGCCATCTCCTGTGCCCAGTGGCAACTGCACAAAACCCACAGGCTGACTCACCTTGAAGCTGCACCACTGCTGTCTGGCAGTTCGCAGCAGATCATCGACAAAGCCGCCTCAATCGACGCAAGGTGCCTCAAATTGAAGGTGGGAAGGATGTCTGTAGAGGAGGAGATCCGCCTCATCTACAGCCTGCTGGAGCAAGACCCCAAGCGCCGCTTCCGCCTGGATGCCAATCAGCGCTGGACTGAGCAACAGGCTATCGAGTTTGCCGCCTCCATCCCCCTGAAACAGGTGGACTACATCGAGGAGCCGACTCCGAGCCTGGAAACCAACCTGGCCCTGGCAGCCTCAATGGGACTGCCCCTGGCCCTGGATGAGACCACCCAGGCTGAGGATTACCGCTTCCAGCCCCTGCCCGGCGTCAAAGCCCTGGTACTCAAACCCCAGCTGATCGGCGATCTGGATACCCTTGCCGACATTGTCGGTGAGGCGGACCACCATGGCATCAATGTGGTGCTCTCCAGCGCCTTCGAGTCCAATTTGGGCCTAAGCACCCTGGCAGACCTGGCGGCGGAGCTGACCCCGGACCAGTCACCTGGACTGGATACCCTGGACGCCCTCGAAGCCGATCTCATCGCCCCAAAACGACAGGGAACCCCCTGCTATGGCGAGGATCAGCTGGAGTGCCTATGGCAGAGCTAG
- a CDS encoding IS110 family transposase, whose amino-acid sequence MLNLNIIGIDLAKSSFQVATLSPEHQVLNNRSMSRARLEQWLAKQKPSIVAVEACGSAHYWGRFAESFGHSVMIIAPKTVTPYRQGHKTDSNDALAIAIAARQPSTRSAAVKSVEQQALQSIERMRQHWLDHNRSTSNMMRSLLYEFGITIAKGNTALIRIMPELLDGSSELLPQAFKAQLSKVYQQWQRGRDELKQIENQLSELIKQQSPCKRLMKLEGVGEVNALALYLILGERGEGFKNGREAAACIGVTPKQFSTGGVTSLGGIGKRIGHKRLRANLIQGALAVAMQLGRRPPKTLKEKWLLAIIERRGLRRAAVALVNKTIRTAWAMLHRDQDYQQPQAI is encoded by the coding sequence ATGCTTAACCTTAATATCATCGGCATCGACCTGGCAAAATCTTCTTTCCAAGTGGCAACGCTCAGTCCGGAACATCAAGTGTTGAATAACCGCAGTATGTCACGCGCACGACTTGAGCAATGGCTGGCCAAGCAGAAACCCTCCATTGTTGCCGTGGAGGCCTGTGGCTCCGCCCACTACTGGGGCCGCTTCGCTGAATCTTTTGGCCACTCCGTCATGATCATCGCCCCCAAAACAGTCACCCCATATCGGCAGGGCCATAAAACCGATAGCAACGATGCACTGGCCATCGCGATAGCAGCCCGTCAGCCAAGCACTCGCTCTGCAGCAGTCAAATCGGTTGAACAACAAGCTTTGCAAAGCATTGAGCGGATGCGTCAGCACTGGCTGGATCATAACCGCTCAACCAGCAACATGATGCGTAGCTTGCTCTATGAGTTTGGTATCACCATCGCCAAAGGGAATACAGCACTTATACGGATCATGCCAGAGCTTCTAGACGGCTCGTCTGAGCTTCTTCCTCAGGCCTTCAAAGCTCAGCTTTCAAAGGTGTACCAGCAATGGCAACGGGGGAGAGATGAGCTCAAACAAATAGAGAATCAGCTATCAGAATTGATAAAGCAGCAGTCGCCCTGCAAGAGGCTCATGAAGCTTGAAGGCGTTGGCGAGGTTAATGCCTTGGCCTTGTATCTCATCTTAGGTGAGCGTGGTGAAGGGTTTAAGAATGGCCGGGAAGCCGCGGCCTGCATTGGAGTGACGCCTAAACAATTCAGTACCGGGGGCGTCACTTCTTTAGGTGGTATTGGCAAGCGGATTGGCCATAAGCGGCTGCGCGCCAACCTGATTCAGGGGGCATTAGCTGTGGCCATGCAATTAGGCCGTAGGCCACCTAAGACACTCAAAGAAAAATGGCTGTTGGCAATTATCGAGCGACGCGGGCTTCGACGTGCGGCAGTGGCGCTAGTTAACAAAACCATTCGCACTGCCTGGGCCATGTTGCACCGAGATCAGGATTATCAACAACCTCAAGCTATCTAA
- the menE gene encoding o-succinylbenzoate--CoA ligase produces the protein MAELVCLARQGADAFASAIAIDGPQGPISFSQLDSQVGQLTARLARQGVEQGSHLAAVGPTSLELVLLQLACIRLGAVFAPLSPRFPDAQLIQLLKQIDARFLWHHQGVSLSGLTSLSLEEGLPPSDGNPLSKSQPVSLILTSGSSGHPKAAMHSLGNHLASAVGSLEQIPLAPGDRWLASLPMFHIGGLALMFRCLDAGATLVLPRHKELLHNLRETRVSHLSLVATQLGWLLDAQDSAALMAPLKLVLLGGGPIPQALLTRLSHHPIRALTSYGMTEMASQITTGPANDQGLSGSLLPGRELRIHQGIIEVRGDTRFMGYYQDGSLHQPFDDQGWFHTKDRGEWLGESLKVLGRADNMFISGGENVQPEEIEAALKQHPQIDDAVVLPVPDNTFGLLPVAVILGNAQLPDQKEMDQFLATRVARFKRPRRYLAWPKEYVQQGLKVSRQGLSAALGEHLKLD, from the coding sequence ATGGCAGAGCTAGTCTGTCTGGCCCGGCAGGGGGCAGATGCATTTGCCAGCGCCATCGCCATCGACGGCCCCCAGGGTCCAATAAGTTTCTCTCAGCTGGACAGTCAGGTGGGACAACTCACTGCCCGTCTGGCCCGCCAAGGGGTAGAGCAGGGGAGTCACCTGGCCGCGGTAGGTCCCACCAGCCTGGAACTGGTACTGCTGCAACTGGCCTGCATCCGGCTCGGCGCCGTGTTCGCCCCACTCTCACCCCGCTTCCCCGACGCCCAACTGATTCAGTTGCTGAAACAGATCGACGCCCGCTTCCTTTGGCATCATCAGGGGGTGTCACTGAGTGGGCTGACCAGCCTCAGCCTGGAAGAGGGGCTGCCCCCCAGTGATGGTAACCCCCTGTCCAAGTCGCAACCGGTCAGTTTGATCCTCACCTCCGGCTCCTCAGGTCACCCCAAGGCGGCCATGCACAGCCTGGGCAATCACCTCGCTTCGGCTGTCGGCTCCCTGGAGCAAATACCCCTGGCGCCGGGAGACCGCTGGCTGGCCTCGCTGCCCATGTTCCACATCGGTGGCCTGGCCCTGATGTTCCGCTGCCTGGATGCCGGTGCCACCCTGGTGTTGCCCAGACACAAGGAACTGTTGCACAACCTGAGAGAGACCCGGGTCAGTCACCTCTCCCTGGTGGCCACCCAGCTGGGCTGGCTGCTGGATGCCCAGGACAGTGCGGCATTGATGGCCCCACTGAAGCTGGTGCTGCTGGGAGGAGGCCCCATTCCCCAAGCCCTGCTGACGCGGCTGAGTCACCACCCCATACGGGCCCTGACCAGCTACGGCATGACCGAGATGGCCTCGCAGATCACCACGGGACCGGCCAACGACCAGGGGCTCTCCGGCAGCCTTCTCCCCGGGAGGGAGCTGAGGATTCACCAGGGGATCATCGAGGTCCGTGGTGACACCCGCTTTATGGGCTACTACCAGGACGGCAGCCTGCATCAGCCTTTCGACGATCAGGGCTGGTTCCACACCAAAGACCGGGGTGAGTGGCTTGGAGAGAGCCTCAAGGTACTAGGCCGGGCCGACAACATGTTCATCAGTGGCGGCGAAAACGTTCAACCGGAAGAGATCGAGGCGGCGCTCAAACAGCACCCACAAATCGATGACGCCGTGGTGTTGCCCGTACCGGATAACACCTTTGGCCTGCTGCCCGTGGCCGTCATTCTCGGCAACGCCCAGCTTCCTGACCAGAAGGAGATGGACCAGTTCCTCGCCACCAGAGTGGCCAGATTCAAGCGTCCCCGCCGCTACCTTGCCTGGCCAAAGGAGTATGTCCAACAGGGACTGAAAGTCAGCCGACAGGGGCTGTCAGCCGCCCTGGGAGAGCACCTCAAACTGGATTAG